A genome region from Halioglobus japonicus includes the following:
- a CDS encoding DoxX family protein: MTTAEINQQLNAGISAAIPAELTDLLARTLMAALFILAGLSKISGYEGNLAYMASVGVPGFLLPAVIALEVLGGAALVVGFQTRLVAILLALFSIASGVLFHLDLADQMQFIMLLKNLAMAGGLLAIANARPGAFTLDRKLGA, translated from the coding sequence ATGACCACCGCAGAAATCAACCAACAACTTAACGCCGGCATTAGCGCTGCAATCCCCGCCGAGCTCACCGACCTACTGGCCAGAACCCTGATGGCAGCGCTTTTCATTCTCGCCGGACTGTCGAAGATTTCCGGATATGAAGGCAACCTCGCTTACATGGCCAGCGTGGGAGTTCCCGGCTTCCTGCTCCCCGCCGTGATCGCCCTCGAAGTGCTTGGCGGCGCGGCCCTGGTAGTCGGCTTCCAGACACGACTGGTTGCCATTCTGCTCGCCTTGTTCAGCATCGCATCCGGCGTACTGTTCCACTTAGATCTCGCCGACCAGATGCAGTTCATCATGCTCTTAAAGAACCTGGCGATGGCGGGCGGCTTGCTGGCCATAGCCAATGCGCGCCCCGGCGCCTTCACCCTCGACCGCAAACTGGGCGCGTAA
- a CDS encoding zinc-dependent alcohol dehydrogenase: MGILQVVVDGVDSVKLTEVDAPQAASDDVIVKVEQCGICGSDLGYISMGGLLGPGVPMRLGHELSGTVVEAGSNVSHVAVGDRVVVNPVANSNHIGNGGPEGGFTPLLHVRGAAQDEQSVIKLPDTLDFEQGALVEPLAVSMHAVHKASLTPQDRVVVFGAGPIGLGIVLVARYYGVDDIVVVDLSGQRLKTASQLGAAPFKASEGDLFQFLSERWGTRDVMGMPMPAADAFFEATGAGPVFNQIVNMAPVNARVVVVGVHKAPVEFDLVNLLLRELQVSGSMAYPDEFPQVIEMLASGEVNPSPLVSHRYDLSEFPDALAMARDQAQALKVLVACQR, translated from the coding sequence GTGGGGATTTTGCAAGTGGTTGTCGACGGCGTCGACAGCGTCAAATTGACCGAGGTGGATGCGCCTCAGGCGGCGTCCGATGATGTGATCGTGAAAGTCGAGCAGTGCGGTATCTGCGGCTCGGATTTGGGTTACATCAGCATGGGTGGTCTTCTCGGCCCTGGTGTGCCCATGCGCCTTGGCCACGAACTCTCCGGCACTGTGGTGGAAGCTGGCAGCAATGTCTCTCATGTCGCCGTCGGTGACCGGGTTGTCGTTAATCCGGTGGCCAACAGCAACCATATTGGCAATGGCGGCCCCGAGGGTGGTTTTACACCACTGCTGCATGTCAGGGGCGCAGCGCAGGACGAGCAGAGCGTGATCAAGCTGCCCGATACCCTGGATTTCGAGCAGGGCGCACTGGTGGAGCCGCTGGCAGTGTCTATGCACGCTGTGCACAAGGCGTCGCTGACCCCGCAGGATCGGGTCGTGGTGTTTGGAGCCGGTCCTATCGGTCTTGGTATTGTGCTCGTGGCTCGCTACTACGGTGTTGATGACATTGTGGTGGTGGATCTCTCGGGGCAGCGTCTCAAGACCGCCAGCCAGTTAGGCGCCGCACCGTTTAAGGCGAGCGAAGGTGATCTGTTCCAATTCCTCTCTGAGCGCTGGGGCACCCGCGACGTCATGGGCATGCCCATGCCTGCAGCAGATGCGTTCTTCGAGGCCACGGGTGCCGGCCCGGTGTTCAATCAGATCGTGAATATGGCGCCGGTGAATGCGCGCGTGGTTGTAGTGGGCGTGCACAAAGCGCCGGTGGAATTTGATCTGGTGAACCTGCTGCTCCGGGAGCTTCAGGTCAGTGGCTCGATGGCCTATCCGGATGAATTCCCACAGGTGATCGAGATGCTGGCCAGCGGTGAGGTCAATCCTTCACCGCTGGTCAGTCATCGTTATGACTTGTCGGAGTTTCCCGATGCGTTGGCAATGGCGCGCGACCAAGCCCAGGCACTTAAGGTGCTCGTAGCCTGCCAGCGTTAG